tttgacgagtgtccctttaagaattgttaTGTACCTGAATGaggcaaaaattaaataaattatattactttatttCATCAATATACAATGGCAACAATTAACGAAAGACAAaagtaacaagaaaaaaaataaagttgaaaaatgTGGCAAGTGTAAGAAAAGGCAGAGGGAGAAGAAAAGACAAAACGCTAATGTAGAGATATTACAAATAAAAAGACGGTAAGAAAGAGATCACAAACCCCCCTAACACATTGTAAATGCCACAGGGAGGAATTCAGGAAGAGTTCACATGGCACGGGGGAGTCAGCAACACCTCTGCTATGTATCAGATAATCGGAGCAGGGTACCGGAGGCTGTGGGAACACTGGAGAGcagcaaagaaagaaaaatgtgtcaGAAGGAAAGATAAGAAGATGGAGAATATAATATATAGTTATTGTCACAAGACCCACCAGTCAACAAGTCCCGCCCCTATAATGTCATGAATATGATACTCCATTCCCAGGCGAACGGAAGGCGGAGACTTTCGCATGGACAGTTCGGTTAGCAGGATTTCCTTATAAGGCGCCCTACGGAACTGAGACAGGAGAGCCTTCCGCCCTGAAAGAAAACAGAAATAAGCCACGGTTAAAACATATAGTTACCAATGAATACTTTACTTATATTGATGCTCTTTTATATGCACAATTAACGCATATATTAGTTACAATAATGTTTCTTATTAGCAGTAAACTAAATGCTTGAGAAGAGTTTAAACActgcttgcttttgtgtaaaaattgtgattCCAAGATAGGccaaaaaatacattttgtaacctgcaaatcaatgctgactcataactccactggagtgagcacaatgttatccatatagcacacatgaactagcactgtctaactgaaaaactctcaaaatgcactgagataagaggtggccttcaagggcttagacattagcatatgagcctagcaaGGTTTAGTTTTcataaaagaatacaaaaagaacaaagcaaatttgattataaaagtaaattggaaagttgcttaaaattgcatgccgtatctgaatcatgaaagtttaattttgactgtccctttaatggtaatggttctttaaaaggattttttttttttaacatattaggTGAGAGTGAATTTGTTTGAATGAATTAGCACCatatttgctgcaactgtttttcaatagctaaactccatcTACCACTGGTCTTATTTGGAAGAATCAATCCGGAATTGTTACTGGAATAGATACAGCTGGCCACGGTTATTTTGTTAGGAACACTTACATTGTTTTATGATATGGCAATCTGCACTCATATGGTAACAAGGCACCAATCTTGTTCGGTTATCATATGAAAGCAGATGCCTGCAGCTAAGGAAGAGAAAGTTTCATCTGTCACTTGACAATGAaggctgctggagcttcctgaaggtctgacatacattatataatatatataaggggTTTAAGGAACACGATACCCAAAAGTTAAAGttcttgaaagtaatgcagcagaaAAGCTgacatatcacctgaacatctctgggtaaaaaaaatatattttacctaaaaatttcctcagtagccacatcccattgtaatggaactttaggcagccaatcaggatgctagtcccaagacttgcaagggagtgtgcatctggcatgtgcagcccAGTGaaattatttccctcctcagttgaaggaagtttactgtgaaatctcatgaaatcacaaaGCAAACGCATTGTGTGAACAGTATACAACAGGAGGCTGATGAAAGTGCCTGATGAAACTGTGGATATTTAAGTTTTGGATAAAGGAAAAGAGCTGCCTCACGGATTTGTGGACTACTCCATTCCTAGTTATTTGGGCTGGCTTTGTGCCTCTGAGAGTGGACTTGTTTAGAGCCTCTTACTATGCTACACTTTGGATGAGGGTGTAGTGTTTAGTCTGTTTTTAATGTGCAGCTGACAGGAGCTAAAAGGATATCTGTTCACGGACCACTTACTATTATGAGCTGAacacattttgaggtaaaacatagtccctttaaaagagacatgaaacccaatttttttcttttatgattttctgttaaacaattttccattttacttctatcatctaattagcttaattctcttgatatcctgttgaaaagcatttctaaataggctcagtagctgctgattggtggctgcacagatacattgtgtgattggcacacccatgtgcattgctatttcttcaacaaaggatatctaaagaatgaagcaaatgagataataaaagtaaattagaacgttgtttaaaatggtattctctatctgaaccatgaaagaaaaatgttgggtttcatgtccgtttaacatagattttcttttcagctttttatgctgcataattttccagtgatttagcatatgggtaattATATCCCTTAATATACCTGAGAGTTTCATATCACCCCTCTCCCAGGCCTTAGAAACAAAAGCATGGATATATTTTTTAAGACCAACAAGTATAAGAACTTAATTCCTTTTACCCTTTATAAAATGGGTGAAGAACCTGCCGGCACCAGGCACAGCGAGCCACCAGCTCCCAGCATCTCTGACAGTAAGGAGCCCTGCGCGGACAAGCTGCCTGCAGACGTAACAAGGTGTTAAGAAACGGTGTATGATAATGCAATGCTTTTAATTAACGTTTAGCTGCATGGGGATATGTTGATGCtgaaagtgtattttaaaaaagaaggaacattaaacacaatataaaagcataataaaaacataatgcaaaagcacttagtctgaatgtcaaatcagtagtagattttttatcagacaaattttaaagttagttcaattttcctttCCCCCCACATGTGACAACATCAGAAAGGAGAGTGGCAGCAATGCAATATTGTTTATTATAAACACAGCAAAAACCAGCAACGTTTTGGGATTGCTCCCTTATTTACTGTATGCTGACATACaaagtgcttaaagggccatgatccccaaatgtttaaacacttgaaagtgatgcagcatagctgtaaaaagcggactagaaaatatcacctgaatatctctatgtaaaaaagaaagatattttacctcaaaagttcctcagtagccacatcccattgtaaaggacttctaagcagcaaatcagtatgtctgtcccgggactgctaagggagtgagcttttgtgcacactcatcttatttccctattcagtttaaggaattttactatgaaatctcatgagatcacagttaaagagttcatgacctcagcactactgatgctgattggctgctgtttacctgtagctgagcaacagctgaagtatacttttttacacagaacttactttgctgagcttaggaaattgtgaggtaaaatatcttctttttttacatagagatgctcaggtgatattttcctgtcagctttttacatttatactgcatcaatttcaagtgatttagcatatgagtattatgtccctttaattacatctaTTTATACACAGGTACCACAAGGTGGCGCTCAAGAGTGCATTATTAACCCTATTCTGGAAAGTGACACTTAAATGCAACTTACAATATAAATAggaatcataaaaacaaaaaaaattaaatactctGTCTGGAAGCAAACATATGATACAAGTATATTctgaacatacagtatatttacaaaTATCCAGTAATACAACAAAAAGCAAGAAtacttttattcttttattttacagaaatACTCTTATGATTTTAAAGAAACACTGAGAGATCCCAATATTTATCCTACCCTACtggttccatagtgcctaatttgTAAATCCGTAAGGCTTCACACTGTTTCAGCATCAACTCTCTATCGCCTCCTCTACGGGGCCTCAGAACAAAATCAATAATTTGAAAACTTAACTGATTGATCACATGGCACATCTCAATAAAATGGTGGGCTACTGGTGCCAACATGTTTTTGGTCCTAATGTTACTTTTATGTTCTATTATTCTATTGCAGATGCTCCTGGTAGTCTCGCCCACATAGCTccacccacaagggcatttaatcatAATCACAAATTTAGTATGGCATGTATGGCATCCTCTGATAGAATATTTTCTGccagtagtggggtgataaaacacAAAACCTTTAAATATGTTGGCGCAACACAAGCAGCTCAAACATGGATAACAACCTTGACTCTTAGAGGTAATATACCCTTGATTATTCTTTTATTTGAGCCAATATCCGCTCTAATGAGTTGTTGTTGAAGGTTCAATCCATGTTTGTATGCAGTCATAGGGAAATTTTGAAACTCTTTCTGGGTTGAATTTAGATAGAACTCCCCAGTGTTTTCTAATAATTTGCTGTATCATATGGCTTTGTACATTAAATCAGAAACAAAGACTACTCGCTGTGTATCATTTTTCTGATCAACTCCCTTATTTGGGCTTAAAGTCTCTCTTGGGATAGATGAAACAGATTTCATCTCTTTATTAATGACAGACAGCGGGTAGCCACGGTCCGCAAACCGAGTCCCCATTTCTTTCAGTCTTAATTTAAATAGGTTATCATTAGAGACTATCCTACGGACTCTTAAAAGTTGACTACAGGGTAATGCCTTTAATAGCAATGGGGGCTGAGCACTGTCAAAACGTAAAAGGCTATTACGATAGATTTCCTTCCTAAACAGATCTACAATTACAGTGTTTCCATTTTTAATTACGTTAGTATCCAAAAAGACCCCATACTCCTCACTCCAGGTTAATTTAAACTTAATATGTCTAGTTGCACTATTCAAATAATTCACAAAAGCCATAAGGGTTCCAACATCTCCTAACCAAATCcaaaaaatatcatcaatatagcacCACCAATAGCGCCATATCGAATAAACTTCTCAATTGGAAAAACAAATCTTTCCTTGAAAATATCcataaaaatatgtaaatgtaatgtgatctagagatcagtttttgttGAGCTAGGACCaccctgagctgagatattgaggtttccataaacatctgtataaccaaaatttgcGGTGCACCATGACAAAAAGATATCTGCCATGataaaaccaagtaaaataaaaaaaatggtggatttgcaataccaatacatagaggtaattaaaaaaaaaaaaaaaaaaaaaaaaaaaaggaaatttaaaaaaatagccaAGAGATCCTCTCTGCCCTTTTTTTTCCCTTACGTGATTTCTCCATCACCGAACCGGTGCTTGCCCATCATATCCTCACGGCCATAGCTGATATTGGTGGAGGAGAGGAGATCAGAGTCTAGGAACCTGCGTATAATGGCCCCTTTAGTATCTCCTGCGCTACTCTTTAGGGCCGTCCTACGCAAATCCTCCGTCATCACCACTAGGAACGTGTCAAGATCAAACCCAGTCTGGACCAAACATACTTCGCCTTTTTGCTGAAGTGAGCTCTGGAAAACaaaaggatagaaaaagattaacccctagatgccattaggatgttccatgctatcCTAAAAGCACTGGGCTTTATGACCTTTAGGtaagcatggaatgtcctaactttTACGGCATCCTGCTTCCCTCCTTGTAAAAACTCTGGTGGATACGACTAGGGGACGCGCATAGCAACGCAATCAGTCCCCCAGGAGCCAACCAGAGCTGTTTGGAGTCACATGGTCACAGTAATGGTCATGTAACGTCCTGTCTGCAGGGATATTTACATTTATggacattcaccagttttgcataaccaatactgttatattaatatactttttagctctgtgatgaccttgtatctaagcttttgcagactggc
The nucleotide sequence above comes from Bombina bombina isolate aBomBom1 chromosome 7, aBomBom1.pri, whole genome shotgun sequence. Encoded proteins:
- the STK19 gene encoding serine/threonine-protein kinase 19, translated to MERKRKLICDAFTAKKQKKEQELNSSPSPYPDFTDDPQEAVLYLCALFPRKLFNDTLPPLFLRHQLYSLIQDRTKADRLLSSLQQKGEVCLVQTGFDLDTFLVVMTEDLRRTALKSSAGDTKGAIIRRFLDSDLLSSTNISYGREDMMGKHRFGDGEITQLVRAGLLTVRDAGSWWLAVPGAGRFFTHFIKGRKALLSQFRRAPYKEILLTELSMRKSPPSVRLGMEYHIHDIIGAGLVDCVPTASGTLLRLSDT